From a single Amphiprion ocellaris isolate individual 3 ecotype Okinawa chromosome 18, ASM2253959v1, whole genome shotgun sequence genomic region:
- the ercc4 gene encoding DNA repair endonuclease XPF isoform X2 produces MAGPLLEFETEMFLSLFGCDGLLVVAEGMGVDRILLQFMRVYSEQGSLVLLLNTTTPEQYFTEQLRVEGVTHLPRTVTSDVQSAERYNVYTEGGVLFVTSRILVVDFLTDRIPAHLISGILVYRAHKIIESCQEAFILRLFRQKNKTGFIKAFTDKATAFSSGFCQVERVMRNLFVKKLYLWPRFQASVNTALDRHKPDVVELHVSLTPAMRAIQSSILDIMSACLKELKRYNPTLEAEDLSLENTLGNAFEKTIRHYLDPLWHQLGAKTKALVQDLKVLRVLLLYLTQYDCVTFFNLLESLRSSQKNFGSNSGWLFLDSSTSMFVNARSRVYRVPESKKKLKVAAEAEKQKPTSASEVKRELVLEKSPKWEALTEVLEEIERENKSSQHEPGRVLICASDDRTCAQLQQCIKHGSDWLLNRLYTRTIGKRDSAAVAALELDLEKRGKGRVKKVSKGKEPAQKKNTKTTKTKSRPSLTLTQMVGKQETGEAAVMGSSGDEDELMEEHEGEEEQLKLDLSSDDYYGILKEPLTVIHPLKGCTDPHSLTRVLHEVEPSFVVLYDAELSFVRQLEIYKANRPGKTLRVYFLIYGGSTEEQKYLTALSKEKKAFEHLIREKATMVIPEEREGREDTNLDLARNLEPANATTNTRKAGGQEQSREPSRVIVDMREFRSELPSLLHRRGLDIDPVTLEVGDYILTPDTCVERKSVSDLIGSLQSGRLYTQCLSMTRYYRKAVLLIEFDPAKPFSLMARSDFRHEISSNDVSSKLTLLTLHFPRLRILWCPSPHATAELFLELKQGQPEPDASAAQAVTAESDLVAESTDLYNPGPYDFLLKMPGVNMKNYRALIKNADSLADLAKLSQNKLAEILGNANNAKLLYEFLHNVADVPAPVQKTKQT; encoded by the exons ATGGCGGGACCGCTGCTGGAGTTTGAGACCGAGATGTTCCTGAGCCTCTTCGGCTGTGACGGGCTGCTGGTGGTGGCTGAGGGGATGGGGGTCGACCGCATCCTGCTGCAGTTCATGCGGGTTTACTCGGAGCAGGGCAGCCTGGTCCTCCTGCTCAACACAACCACACCTGAACAG TATTTCACGGAGCAGTTGAGAGTGGAGGGAGTCACCCACCTGCCGAGGACGGTCACCAGCGATGTCCAGAGCGCTGAGCGTTATAATGTTTACACTGAGGGAGGGGTGCTGTTTGTCACCAGCAGAATCCTGGTGGTGGACTTCCTCACTGACCGCATCCCTGCTCATCTTATATCAG GTATCCTGGTGTATCGCGCCCATAAAATAATTGAGTCATGTCAGGAGGCCTTCATCCTTCGTCTGTTCAGACAGAAGAACAAGACGGGCTTCATTAAGGCCTTCACTGACAAGGCCACAGCTTTCTCCTCAGGCTTCTGCCAAGTAGAGCGTGTGATGAGAAACCTCTTCGTCAAGAAGCTGTACTTGTGGCCCAG GTTCCAGGCTTCAGTGAACACAGCACTGGACAGACACAAACCAGACGTAGTGGAGCTCCATGTGTCATTAACGCCGGCCATGAGGGCCATCCAGAGCTCCATCCTGGACATCATGAGCGCCTGTCTGAAGGAGCTGAAGCGCTACAACCCCACCTTAGAGGCTGAGGACCTCTCACTGGAGAACACGCTAGGAAACGCTTTTGAAAAG ACTATCCGTCACTACCTGGACCCCCTGTGGCATCAGCTAGGAGCAAAGACCAAGGCTCTGGTTCAGGACCTGAAGGTGCTGAGGGTCCTCCTGCTCTACCTCACCCAGTACGACTGTGTCACCTTCTTCAATTTGCTTGAGTCCCTGCGCTCCAGCCAGAAGAACTTTGGCTCCAATTCAG GTTGGCTGTTCCTGGACTCCAGTACCTCCATGTTTGTGAACGCTAGGAGCAGAGTGTACCGTGTTCCTGAGagcaaaaagaaactcaaagttGCAGCAGAAGCTGAGAAACAGAAGCCAACCTCTGCCTCAG AGGTGAAGCgggagctggtgctggagaagAGCCCAAAGTGGGAGGCTCTGACTGAGGTGCTGGAGGAGATCGAGAGGGAGAACAAGAGCTCTCAACATGAACCAG GTCGGGTTCTGATTTGTGCCAGTGATGACCGGACTTGtgctcagctgcagcagtgcATCAAACacggctctgattggctgctcaaCCGCCTGTACACGAGAACAATCGGCAAACGGGACTCTGCTGCAGTTGCTGCCTTGGAACTGGACTTagagaaaaggggaaaaggCCGAGTCAAAAAAGTGTCCAAAGGGAAGGAACccgcacagaaaaaaaacacaaagaccacaaaaacCAAAAGCAGACCGTCACTCACACTGACCCAGATGGTTGGGAAACAGGAGACAGGTGAAGCAGCAGTGATGGGCAGCAGCGGAGACGAGGACGAACTGATGGAGGAAcatgaaggagaggaagaacagCTTAAATTAGATTTGTCATCAGACGACTATTACGGCATCCTAAAGGAACCGCTGACTGTGATCCATCCACTGAAAGGCTGCACCGACCCCCACAGCTTGACCCGGGTGCTGCACGAGGTGGAGCCCAGCTTTGTGGTTCTGTACGATGCTGAACTGAGTTTTGTTCGCCAGCTGGAGATTTACAAAGCTAACCGCCCTGGAAAGACACTCAGGGTGTATTTCCTCATCTATGGAGGCTCAACAGAAGAACAGAAGTACCTGACAGCACTGTCTAAAGAAAAGAAAGCGTTTGAACATCTCATCAG ggAAAAGGCTACTATGGTCATTCCAGAGGAGAGGGAAGGACGAGAAGACACCAACCTAGATCTTGCTAGAAACTTAGAACCTGCAAATGCCACCACCAACACCCGCAAAGCAG GAGGCCAGGAGCAGTCCAGAGAGCCTTCACGAGTCATTGTGGACATGCGTGAGTTCCGCAGTGAGTTGCCTTCCTTGCTGCACCGCCGTGGGCTGGACATTGATCCCGTCACCCTAGAAGTTGGCGACTACATTTTAACTCCAGACACTTGCGTTGAGCGTAAGAGCGTCAGTGACCTGATTGGCTCGTTGCAGAGCGGCCGCCTCTACACCCAGTGCCTCTCCATGACCCGCTACTACAGGAAAGCAGTGCTGCTCATCGAGTTCGACCCGGCTAAACCGTTTTCCCTCATGGCCCGGTCAGACTTCCGTCATGAGATATCGTCAAATGATGTTTCTTCAAAGCTTACTTTACTCACATTGCACTTCCCTCGCCTCCGTATACTCTGGTGCCCCTCCCCACACGCCACAGCCGAGCTCTTCCTGGAACTAAAACAAGGCCAACCTGAACCCGATGCTTCAGCAGCTCAGgcggtcacagctgagtcagacCTTGTGGCTGAATCAACAGACCTCTACAACCCCGGACCTTATGACTTCCTCTTGAAAATGCCGGGGGTCAATATGAAAAACTACAGGGCTCttattaaaaatgcagacagTTTGGCAGACCTAGCCAAACTCAGCCAGAACAAGCTGGCAGAAATACTTGGGAATGCTAATAACGCTAAGTTGCTGTATGAGTTTCTGCATAATGTTGCTGATGTTCCTGCTCCTGTTCAGAAGACCAAACAGACATGA
- the ercc4 gene encoding DNA repair endonuclease XPF isoform X1 has translation MAGPLLEFETEMFLSLFGCDGLLVVAEGMGVDRILLQFMRVYSEQGSLVLLLNTTTPEQEYFTEQLRVEGVTHLPRTVTSDVQSAERYNVYTEGGVLFVTSRILVVDFLTDRIPAHLISGILVYRAHKIIESCQEAFILRLFRQKNKTGFIKAFTDKATAFSSGFCQVERVMRNLFVKKLYLWPRFQASVNTALDRHKPDVVELHVSLTPAMRAIQSSILDIMSACLKELKRYNPTLEAEDLSLENTLGNAFEKTIRHYLDPLWHQLGAKTKALVQDLKVLRVLLLYLTQYDCVTFFNLLESLRSSQKNFGSNSGWLFLDSSTSMFVNARSRVYRVPESKKKLKVAAEAEKQKPTSASEVKRELVLEKSPKWEALTEVLEEIERENKSSQHEPGRVLICASDDRTCAQLQQCIKHGSDWLLNRLYTRTIGKRDSAAVAALELDLEKRGKGRVKKVSKGKEPAQKKNTKTTKTKSRPSLTLTQMVGKQETGEAAVMGSSGDEDELMEEHEGEEEQLKLDLSSDDYYGILKEPLTVIHPLKGCTDPHSLTRVLHEVEPSFVVLYDAELSFVRQLEIYKANRPGKTLRVYFLIYGGSTEEQKYLTALSKEKKAFEHLIREKATMVIPEEREGREDTNLDLARNLEPANATTNTRKAGGQEQSREPSRVIVDMREFRSELPSLLHRRGLDIDPVTLEVGDYILTPDTCVERKSVSDLIGSLQSGRLYTQCLSMTRYYRKAVLLIEFDPAKPFSLMARSDFRHEISSNDVSSKLTLLTLHFPRLRILWCPSPHATAELFLELKQGQPEPDASAAQAVTAESDLVAESTDLYNPGPYDFLLKMPGVNMKNYRALIKNADSLADLAKLSQNKLAEILGNANNAKLLYEFLHNVADVPAPVQKTKQT, from the exons ATGGCGGGACCGCTGCTGGAGTTTGAGACCGAGATGTTCCTGAGCCTCTTCGGCTGTGACGGGCTGCTGGTGGTGGCTGAGGGGATGGGGGTCGACCGCATCCTGCTGCAGTTCATGCGGGTTTACTCGGAGCAGGGCAGCCTGGTCCTCCTGCTCAACACAACCACACCTGAACAG GAGTATTTCACGGAGCAGTTGAGAGTGGAGGGAGTCACCCACCTGCCGAGGACGGTCACCAGCGATGTCCAGAGCGCTGAGCGTTATAATGTTTACACTGAGGGAGGGGTGCTGTTTGTCACCAGCAGAATCCTGGTGGTGGACTTCCTCACTGACCGCATCCCTGCTCATCTTATATCAG GTATCCTGGTGTATCGCGCCCATAAAATAATTGAGTCATGTCAGGAGGCCTTCATCCTTCGTCTGTTCAGACAGAAGAACAAGACGGGCTTCATTAAGGCCTTCACTGACAAGGCCACAGCTTTCTCCTCAGGCTTCTGCCAAGTAGAGCGTGTGATGAGAAACCTCTTCGTCAAGAAGCTGTACTTGTGGCCCAG GTTCCAGGCTTCAGTGAACACAGCACTGGACAGACACAAACCAGACGTAGTGGAGCTCCATGTGTCATTAACGCCGGCCATGAGGGCCATCCAGAGCTCCATCCTGGACATCATGAGCGCCTGTCTGAAGGAGCTGAAGCGCTACAACCCCACCTTAGAGGCTGAGGACCTCTCACTGGAGAACACGCTAGGAAACGCTTTTGAAAAG ACTATCCGTCACTACCTGGACCCCCTGTGGCATCAGCTAGGAGCAAAGACCAAGGCTCTGGTTCAGGACCTGAAGGTGCTGAGGGTCCTCCTGCTCTACCTCACCCAGTACGACTGTGTCACCTTCTTCAATTTGCTTGAGTCCCTGCGCTCCAGCCAGAAGAACTTTGGCTCCAATTCAG GTTGGCTGTTCCTGGACTCCAGTACCTCCATGTTTGTGAACGCTAGGAGCAGAGTGTACCGTGTTCCTGAGagcaaaaagaaactcaaagttGCAGCAGAAGCTGAGAAACAGAAGCCAACCTCTGCCTCAG AGGTGAAGCgggagctggtgctggagaagAGCCCAAAGTGGGAGGCTCTGACTGAGGTGCTGGAGGAGATCGAGAGGGAGAACAAGAGCTCTCAACATGAACCAG GTCGGGTTCTGATTTGTGCCAGTGATGACCGGACTTGtgctcagctgcagcagtgcATCAAACacggctctgattggctgctcaaCCGCCTGTACACGAGAACAATCGGCAAACGGGACTCTGCTGCAGTTGCTGCCTTGGAACTGGACTTagagaaaaggggaaaaggCCGAGTCAAAAAAGTGTCCAAAGGGAAGGAACccgcacagaaaaaaaacacaaagaccacaaaaacCAAAAGCAGACCGTCACTCACACTGACCCAGATGGTTGGGAAACAGGAGACAGGTGAAGCAGCAGTGATGGGCAGCAGCGGAGACGAGGACGAACTGATGGAGGAAcatgaaggagaggaagaacagCTTAAATTAGATTTGTCATCAGACGACTATTACGGCATCCTAAAGGAACCGCTGACTGTGATCCATCCACTGAAAGGCTGCACCGACCCCCACAGCTTGACCCGGGTGCTGCACGAGGTGGAGCCCAGCTTTGTGGTTCTGTACGATGCTGAACTGAGTTTTGTTCGCCAGCTGGAGATTTACAAAGCTAACCGCCCTGGAAAGACACTCAGGGTGTATTTCCTCATCTATGGAGGCTCAACAGAAGAACAGAAGTACCTGACAGCACTGTCTAAAGAAAAGAAAGCGTTTGAACATCTCATCAG ggAAAAGGCTACTATGGTCATTCCAGAGGAGAGGGAAGGACGAGAAGACACCAACCTAGATCTTGCTAGAAACTTAGAACCTGCAAATGCCACCACCAACACCCGCAAAGCAG GAGGCCAGGAGCAGTCCAGAGAGCCTTCACGAGTCATTGTGGACATGCGTGAGTTCCGCAGTGAGTTGCCTTCCTTGCTGCACCGCCGTGGGCTGGACATTGATCCCGTCACCCTAGAAGTTGGCGACTACATTTTAACTCCAGACACTTGCGTTGAGCGTAAGAGCGTCAGTGACCTGATTGGCTCGTTGCAGAGCGGCCGCCTCTACACCCAGTGCCTCTCCATGACCCGCTACTACAGGAAAGCAGTGCTGCTCATCGAGTTCGACCCGGCTAAACCGTTTTCCCTCATGGCCCGGTCAGACTTCCGTCATGAGATATCGTCAAATGATGTTTCTTCAAAGCTTACTTTACTCACATTGCACTTCCCTCGCCTCCGTATACTCTGGTGCCCCTCCCCACACGCCACAGCCGAGCTCTTCCTGGAACTAAAACAAGGCCAACCTGAACCCGATGCTTCAGCAGCTCAGgcggtcacagctgagtcagacCTTGTGGCTGAATCAACAGACCTCTACAACCCCGGACCTTATGACTTCCTCTTGAAAATGCCGGGGGTCAATATGAAAAACTACAGGGCTCttattaaaaatgcagacagTTTGGCAGACCTAGCCAAACTCAGCCAGAACAAGCTGGCAGAAATACTTGGGAATGCTAATAACGCTAAGTTGCTGTATGAGTTTCTGCATAATGTTGCTGATGTTCCTGCTCCTGTTCAGAAGACCAAACAGACATGA